In the genome of bacterium, the window ATCTCGACCTCCTGGATTACATCGGCACAGCGCCGTCCCTCCGGGAGGAGACGCTCCTCGACATGATCGTTGAAATGGCCCGCGCGGGAAGCTATCGGCGGATCATCTGGGACACCGCGCCCGCCGGGGAGACTCTCAACCTGCTTCACATGCCCCGTCTCATGAGAAAACACCTGAAAGCCGGAGCCAAACTTTACGAGGCGGTGGATCGCCTGGCAGGCGCTGTTGTCCGCAAACGTTCCCTTGCCTCCATCATGGAGGAGTGGGTCGTCCGCTCCGAGAAGATCGCCCTGTTCCTTCAATTCAACACCCTGTTCTTCATCGTGGCAAACCCGGAGGCGCTGGTTGTACGGCAGGCCTCCC includes:
- a CDS encoding ArsA-related P-loop ATPase, producing the protein MKSKNARLFLFGGKGGVGKTTCSAAIAVKLASEGIKTLHITSDMAPSLSDIYGIKIGDRITGVAPELDAMEITQDSIGAAWKKKFGPDFAEILSHILDMDGMRKEGDLDLLDYIGTAPSLREETLLDMIVEMARAGSYRRIIWDTAPAGETLNLLHMPRLMRKHLKAGAKLYEAVDRLAGAVVRKRSLASIMEEWVVRSEKIALFLQFNTLFFIVANPEALVVRQAS